CGTTCGGCCAGGTCGAGCATGGCCGAGGTGTCCAGGTCGCCCACGTGCATCAGGCGCAGGCGCGTGTCGCCGGATTCGCCCAGCAGCCGGTTGAAATGCGCCGCGCGCGGCAGGTGCATCAGCACGTTCAGCGCCACGCCTTCGCCGATCTCGGCCATGGCGCGGCAGACGTCGAGGTTGCCCAGGTGCGTGCAGACGAGGATCTGCCCACGACCGCCGCCGAGCAGGGCGTCGCGCACGCCGTCGGGGTCGTCCATGCTCACCGAGTGCAGGCGCAGCGCGCCGCGCCACACGTCGAAGCGGTCGAGCAGGCAGTCGCCGAAAGCCATGTATTGCGCGAAGACGGCACCGCGCGGAAACAGGTCGGAACGCCCGCTCCACGCGGCGAGGCGCCGCTGGTAGTCGGCCACGTGGCCGCGCACGCGGCGTCCGGTAAGGAAGAAGTACGACACGATGAGGTAGATCACCGGCGCCACGGGGCGTCGGCCGAGCAGGCGCACGAGCCAGGCCGTGAACTTCAGGCCGAGAAAGCTGCCGCGCTCGCGTCGCGCGGCCCAATGCGTGGCGTCCGCCATGGGCTCAGTCATCGCGCGCTTGCTCCAGTTGGAGATAGGCGGAGGAGTAGGGCGCTTCGGCGTCGCGATAGACGAAGTGCAGGCGGCGACGCACCGTGTCGTGGCGCAAGGCCAGTTCCACGGTGTCGCCCGGTCGCAGCAGGCGCTGGAATTTCAGCTGGTCGATGGCGCGGCAGGTGCGCGGCGTGCCCAGCCTCGGCGCGGCGAGGTCCAGGGCCCAGCCGATCTGCATCACGCCGGGAAGCACGGGCGCCTCGGGAAAATGCTCGGCGAAGCAGGCCAGGTCGAGGGGCAGCGCGATGCGCAGTACGTACGTGTCGCCGTCCTTCCATTCGTCGATCACGCTGGCGTTGGCGGGTAGCGGCGCCTGCAGCGTCGCGTCCACGTTCGCCGCCTCGGGCAGCGCATCGGCGAAACGCCACACCAACGGCGTGGACAGGGGATCGTCGCCCGCGGCGTGCTGTCCCAGTTCGTTCACCAGGCCCGCGCGGCCATGCCGAAGCAGGGCGATGCGCCCGGCCGGCGACAGGGCCACGACCATGCCGGGCCCCTGCTTGCCCGCGTAGCCGCCCGCGGCGCCCGCCACCCAGGGATGCGAACCGAGGCGGCGGGCAGCGGCGTTCATCGGGGCCTGGTTGATGCGGCGGCGCAGCCGCTGGCGGAAGACCCACTCGCCCACGAAGAGCACGCCCATCACGGCGTACGCCAGGATGCCGTTGTAGAACGTCCACCACGACAGGCTGGCCCAGGCGGCGAGCACGCCCGAGGCGATGCCGTTCGCGGCGAAGAAGATCACCCATACCCACGTCACCTTGCGCACGTAGGCCACCGCGACCGGGGGAAGATCGGGTTCGGTCACCCGCGCGATGCGTTCGATGATCGGCGGCCCGTATTTCAGGCTGAGGGCGAACGCGGCGAAAAGCAGGGCGCAGATGAGGCTGGGATACCAGCGCACCAGGTGCTCCTCGCCGCCCAGCGCCAGCACGGCGCAGTAGGCGAGCGTGATGCCCAGCATCCAGCCACCGCCGGGCCGGCGCAGCAGCGCGGGCGCGCGCACGAGCCAGAGACCGCCGAGGATCAGGCCGAACACCGGTGCCGACACGTGCTCGGAACCGAAGTACACGATGAAGGGATACAGCACGCCGGCCAGCACCAGCGCGAGTTCGCTCAGCTTACGCATGATGGCCTTGCGACTCCACGTAGAGGGCGAGACTGCGCACCGTCTCGAAATGGCGCCGCGCGTCTTTCGAATCCGAAGCGATCTTCAGGCCGTAGGTGGTCTGCAAGGCCAGCGCGAGTTCCAGCGCGTCCACCGAATCCAGCCCGAGCCCTTGCCCGAACAGCGGCTGGTCGGCGGCGATGTCGTCCACGGCCAGGTGTTCCAGCGAGAGCGTATCGATGATGAGTTGCGCGATGTCGCGTTCGAGCCCGCTTCGATCGGGTGTGTTCATCCCTGCATGTCCCCTGCGTAGAGATGGTGGAGGTGTTCGTTGAGGCGGCGCGAGGCGATCGGCGCGGGCGCGTCGCGATAGGCGGATACGTCGATGTCGTCGCCGACCCGCAGGTGCATGTGCACGCGCCGGTCCGGGATGCGGTACCAGGGTTCGGCCTTGGTGAGCGTGGTGGGTTCGACGCTGATGAAGACCGGCGTGACCACGCGCGCGCCGCGGACGGCGATGGCCGCCGCGCCGCGATGGAACACGGGAGGCCGGCCCGGCGTGGTGCGCGTGCCTTCGGGAAAGACGATCAGCGTCTGGCCGTCGCGCAGCACGTCGGCGGCGCGGTCGAGCATGTCGGCGCTACCGTCGTTGCTGATGTACTGCGCCACCGTCACCGGTCCGCGCATCCAGGGATTCTTCCACAGGCTGTGCTTGACCACGCAGTTGGCGTCGGGCACGTGGCCGAGCAGGAACACCACGTCGATCAGCGAGGGATGGTTGGCGACGATGAGCTGGCCGGGGCGGCCCAGCCGTTCGAGCCCCTCGAAACGGTAGGTGAGCACCCCGGTGCGGTACATGAATTGCGAATGCAGCCAGAACGCCCGGCCCACGGTACGCCGGGCGCGCTTGCGGCGCACCTCGGGCGGCCCCGGCCAGTGCAGCACCACGGGAAGGATGGCCACGCGCAGGAGGATGCCGCCGATGCCGAAGAAGGCGAAGGAGAGCGCGGTGAACACGAAGCGCCACGCCCATGCATCGCGGCGTGTCCTTACGCCAGGGGGTGCCATGTCCATCGTCGTGTCTTCCAGCGGTGCTCGAGGGACGCGCCGTCGTGCAGCGCGCGGACGAAACGCAGGGCGTGCGGTTCGGCGGCCGCCGTGGCACCGGTCGCATCGCCATGCAGGGACAGGCGCCAGCGCGTGCCGTCGCCCGGAACGTCGGCCGAAGCGATGCGGAGGGCGACCGCGTGCGAGAACGGCACGTCGTCGATCCAGCCATCGTAGGCGGGTGCGGGGCGCTCTTCGGCCACGGCGACGATCACGGCCGGGGCACCGTCGTCGAGCAGGCCGGCGGCTTCGACGACGGCATGCTCGAAGGTATCGGCTTCACCGGCGATGGCGACCGATTCACCCCGCTGCCCGCGCAGGATCGACCATTGACCGGCGATGGCGTTATGCACCGACAGACCGAACTGCGTCGGCGACAGCGGTGCCTCGCGTCCGATCTCGTCGAGCATGGCGAAGGTGCGCGTGGTTTCGCCGTGGCGCGAGGCGAACACGAACGGGAGCTGTTCGTCGTCGGCGCACAGCGGCCATGCCGCGTGCATCACGATGCGGGCGAGACGACTGAGCCGGCGCCGTTGCATCGGCGGCACGAAGGCGCAATCGGGCTGCTGGCCGTCTTCCGCGACGGTGGCGCCGCCCGCGGCCCAGGCGGCCCAGTCGCGGGCTTCCTCGATCCCCGGGGCCCAGGCCCGCCAGCGTTCGATGCGCAGGTCGATCACGCGTCCGGCTCCTGGTAGCGGCGAATCACCAGCGCCGCGCAGCTGCCACCGAAACCGAAGTTGTTGGAGAGCACGGCGTCGATCCGCGCCTCGCGCTCGCCATCGAGCAACGGCGCATCGACGAACGCGTCGTCCACGGTCGACGGATAGGCCGGCCCGAGCAGCACGCCGGTCTCCATCATGGCGATGGAGGCGATGGCATCGAGCGCGCCCGCGGCAGCCGGGGCGTGGCCGGTGAGCCCCTTGATCGAAGACATCCACGGCACCGGATGCCCGCGCTCGCCGAAGACGCGGCGCAACGCATCCCACTCGGCGAGGTCGCCCTGCACGGTGGCGCATGCGTGGGTGTTCACGTAATCGGGAAGGATCCCCGCCAGGTCGATCGCCTGGTGCATCGCCTCGGCCATGCCGTCGGCGTTGGGGCTGATCATGCCCTCGGGGTCGGAGGCCGCGCCGTAGCCGGCCATCTCGCCGAGGATGGCCGCGCCGCGCGCCAACGCGTGGTCGAGCGATTCGAGCACGAGCACGCCCGCGCCGCCGCCCAGCACGATGCCGTCGCGGTCGGCGGCATACGGCGTGGATACGCGTTCGCCGGCGACGCTCGCGGTGGACAGCGCGTGCATCACGTCGAAGCACATGGCCGCCTTGTCGTGCAGTTCTTCGGCGCCGCCGCAGACCACGATGTCCTGGCGGCCTAGCTGGATCAGTTCCATCGCCTGGCCGATGGCATGCGTGGCGCTGGTGCAGGCCGAGCCGACGGTGAACGCGCGACCGCCGAAACCGAAGGCCTGGATCATCGTGGCGCTCACCGCGCTGCCCATGCTCCGCGGCACGATGAACGGCGAAAGCCGCGAATAGCCCTTGGCATGGAACACGTCCAGCCCGGCTTCGTATTCCGACAACGCGGCGGCGCCGCCCATCACGATACCGACGTCGCGCTCACGCACGCGGGTTTCGTCGAGTCCGGCTTCCGCCAGGGCTTCGCGCGTGGCGTGCCAGGCGAATTCGGCCGCCTGCGGAAGATAGCGGCGCAGCTTGCGCGGCGGCGGTTCCAGCGCGTCGATATCGGCCGGCGCGGCCACGCGGCAGCGCATGCCCAGCGCGGCGAAGGCCGGCATGTCGCGAAAGCCCGCGCGTCCGGCGCGCAGGCCGTCGAACAGCGCGCGTCGGTTCGGTCCGAGGCAGGACACCGCGCCCATGCCGGTGACGACGACGCGACGCATCAACGCGGCGCCCTGAAAATGAGCGAGGTGTTGATGCCGCCGAACGCGAAGTTGTTGTTCATCACGTAGTCGGTGCGGATTTCGCGCCCTTCGCCGGTGACGTAGTCGAGCGCCGCGCATTCGGGATCGGGCGTGTCGAGGTTGATGGTGGGCGCGAACCAGCCGCGGCGCATCATCGCGATGGTCCACCACGATTCCAGCGCACCGCAGGCGCCGAGCGTGTGACCCACGTAGCTCTTCATCGAACTGATCGGCACGTCGATGCCGAGCACGTCGGCGGTCGCGTGGCTCTCGGCCACGTCGCCGCGATCGGTGGCGGTGCCGTGCGCGCTGACGTAGCCGATGGCGGAGGCGTCGAGGTTCGCATCGGCCAGTGCCATGCGCATGGCGGCCGCCATCGTCTCGCGGGTGGGCTGGGTGATGTGCACGCCGTCGGAGTTGGTACCGAAACCGACCACCTCGGCATGGATCGTCGCGCCGCGCGCGAGCGCGTGTTCGTAATCCTCGAGGATCAGCGTGACGGCACCTTCGCCCACGACGAGGCCGTCGCGCTTCGCGTCGAAGGGGCGCGGGGTGAGGTCGGGCGTATCGTTGCGCGTGCTGGTGGCGAACAGGGTGTCGAACACCGCCGCGCCGGGGCCGGACAGCTCTTCGGCGCCGCCGCAGAGCATGAAGGTCTGTTTGCCTTGCTGGATGGCCTCGTAGCCGTAGCCGATGGCCTGGCTGCCCGACGTGCAGGCGCTGGAGGTGGTGATGACGCGCCCCTTCAGGCCGAAGAACACGCCGACGTTCACCGCCGTGGTGTGCGCCATCATCTGGATGTAGCTGGTGGCGGTCACGCCCTGCATCGAGCCGGTGTCGAGCATGTGGCCGACGGTGCGCGCCGGTTCGATGCTGCCGCCCGACGAACCGTAGGCCACGCCCATGCGGCCGTCCCTGATCGCCGGATCGTCGAGCAGGCCCGCATCGGCGAGGGCGCGCTCGCTCGCCGCGACGGCGAGCTGGGCCACGCGACCCATCGAACGCAGGTGCTTGCGCGACCAGTGCGAGGGTATGGCGAAGTCGTCCACCGGGCTGCCGAGGCGGCCGTTGAGTGCGTCGAAGTAATCCCATTCGCCCATGCGGCGGATGGCGTTCCGGCGCGCCCGAAGGCGTGCCTCGATGGTGGTCCAGTCGTGGCCCAGCGGGGTGATGCCGCCGATGCCGGTGACGACGACGCGCCTTGGCGCGCGGGAAAGAGAAGTGTCGGTCATGCGTGGTTCCTCCCGGGGGCGCTCACCGGCGCGAGCAGCGCGGTGAAGCCGATGCCGAGGAGCAGGGTGAGTCCGAAATGTTTCAGCGCGGGCATCGTGCTGAGTGCGAGCAGGCCGAAGGAGAGCAGGGCGGTGACGGCCGACAGCAGCACGCCGGCGTAGGCGGCACCAGGACGATGCGCCGAATGCGGTTCGCCTTCGCGCAGGAAGACGGCGTAATTGGCGCCCACGCCGAGCACGAGCATCAGCGCCATCACATGGAACAGCGTCAACGGCTCGCCGAGGTAGCCGAGCGCCGCCACGCTGAACACGATGCCGGCGGCCGGCGGCAGCAGCACGCGCCAGGCGGCGCGAGGGCCATAGCGCCAGGCGAAGGCGGCGCCGACCAGCAGCAGGGCGCCGCCCAGCCAGAGGCTGGCGTAACCGCGATAGCGGCCGAACAGCGCGGTGATGCCGGCCGGTTTGTCGATCAGCGAGACGCCGGGGAGATCCTTCGCCAGCTCGCGCAGCGTCGCCACGTCGTCGTTGCCCTGCGGCAGCACGATGCTGGCGCGGTCCATCCAGAGATAGCGGAACGGCGTATAGGCAGGCGTGGCCTGCCAGTCGGCGAGAGTGAACGGGCTGCCGGGGTAGGCGTCGGCGTAGGCTTCGGCGGTGTCGGGTTTGAAGCCCGCCTCGCTGAGCGCTGCGCGTATCCGGCTTCGGCACGTCCGTTCGCCGATACGATCGGCTCCCACCCCTTCGGTAGGAAGGTCACTACCGGAGGGGTGGGAGCCGATCGTATCGGCGAAAGCCAGGTTGCAGGAAAGTTGGAGGTTTTCGGCCTGCCTTTTTCGGGAAGGCAGCATCGCCGTCATCCCGGTCCAGCCCACGTGCGCACGATCCAGCCGATCGGTCAGCGTTTCCTCCCGCTGCAACACCTCCTCGGCATCCGTCCCTTCCACCAGCCAGAACTGGCTGCCGCCGCCGAACCCGGCGATGCCGCGAATCACGGCCGCCTGTGCGTCCAGCGACGGCGGCGGTGAAATCAGCAGGTGGATGTCGTCGTCATGCCCTAGACGCAGCCAGCCGGGCACGGCGGCCACGGCAAGCACGGCGATGGCGAGGAGCGCGCGCCGCCCCGAGGCGATGCGTTGCCATCCCAGGGCGAGGCGCACGAGTGGCGCCGCCAGCGGCGCCCGCGCGGGTCGGCGCAACATGGCGGGCAACAGCCAGAACACGCTCGCGCAAGCCACCGCCATGCCCGCGATGGCGAATACCGCCATCTGCCTCAGGGCGGGAAAGGGCACCAGCGCGAGGAGGGCGTAGCCGAGCAGCGACGTGGCCAGGGCAAGCAGCAAGGCCGGGCGTACCTGGCGCACGCCACGCTCGGCGACCCATGCGTCGCCCGCGTTGGCACGCGCGCAGAGGTACTGGATGGAATAGTCCACCGCCTCGCCGAGCAGGGCCGCACCGAAGACCAGCGTGAGCAGGTGCAGTTGTCCGAAGACCAGGATGGTGATCGTGGTGGCGCCGATCACGCCGAGGGCCGTCGAAACGAAAGCCACGAGCAGTGGGCGCACCGAGCGGAAGGCGAACAGCAGCAGGGCCGCGATGCCCAGGGTGGACGCGATGCCCACCACGTGCGTGTCGCGTTCCGCGCCCGCCCTCGCCGCCGCGGCGTAGAACACGGCACCGGTGCGCAACAGGCGCGTGCCGGGATGCTTCGCGACGATGTCCCGTTCCGCCGTCTCCAGCGCGCCGAGCGACCGGCGCTGCACGGTATCGTCGTACGACGAGCCGGCGAGGTCGGCGATCACCAGCACGTAGCTGCCGTCGTCGCGGTGCGCGGTGAGCAGGTCGTCTTCCGGCACGAGCGAGCCGCCGTTCCAGGGTTGGCGATCGAGCCAGTGTTGCAGCCAGCCGAAGGGATCGTCACCGAGCGCCGGTCCCGTATTGGCGCCGAAGGGCTCGTTCAGGCGCCGCGTCAGCGCCCCGGCGGCGTCGAAACCGGGTGCGGCGAGGAGGGCACGGTCGGCGGGCGTCAGCAGATGGAAACGATGGGCCAGGAACGGCGTGACCAGCTGGTCGAGGTCGAACGACGGCAGCTCGGCGATGACGGATGTGAACGCGGAACTCTTGCCGAGCGCTTCGCCAAGCTCGCGCGCGGCGTCTTTCGCGGCCTCGTCGTCGGCATTCGCCACGAGCAGGATCATGCGGTCGCCGCTGGCCCGGGCCAGCCGCTCGACGGCGCGTTCCGCCAACGCGTTGCGCTCGGTGGACGGCAGCATGGCGAGCAGGTCGGTCTGCAGCGGGGACGCTCCGCGACCGAACAGCAACCAGGCGCACAACAGGCACATCCCCAGCGACGCGCACGCGAACAGTACGGCACGGGCCGAGGTCGTGAGGGACGTCATGGGATGCCGAGCAGTTTCACTTCGACGGCACTGGGCTCGCCCGCGTCGCGCGTGTTCGCGAACTGGATGCGCGTGGTTTCGCCGTTGGCCATGGTCACCTCGATGCCGTCGAGGAATTCGCCGCCTTTCAGCGCGATGTCCTTGAGCACGCGGGCTATGCGCGATTGCCTCGGCGTGAAGCGCAAGGTCCAGTGCGCGACGTCGCCGTCGGCGGCGATGTCGAACTGGCGCGCCGCCTCGTCGCTCCTGCCCGCGAGCAATCCCTGGAGCATGGCCGTGACCTGGCCGATGCCACGGTTCACGTCACGCACCCGTTGCGCGTGGCCCTGCGCATCCACGCGCGAGGTGCCGCCGGCCGTGAACACGAGCGTGTCGTCGTAGGGTTCGCGCGTGTGCCAGAACATGCCGTGGCCGACGGCGAAGAGCAGTTCGCCATGGCTGACCTGGGGCGCGGCCAGCGCGGGATTGTCGCGCGTCTGCGTGAAATCGGCCCGCACGGCCTGGTGCTTCGACAGATGGGCGAGCACGTCGTCGACCAGCGCCGGTGCGGCGTGCGCGTCGAAAGCGAAGAAGATGGCGAGCAAGGCGATCAGGCGGCGCATGCGGTGTCCTTGCGGCGAAAACGGCGAAGCACGAGGCCTGGCGCGCGTGGCAGCATGCCGAGCAGGAGGCGCGTGTGCATGGCGCTGATGCGCGCGTTGTCGCGCCACATGCGGAAGTGCGACAGGCCGTTCTCGGGGTAGATCACCCGCGTGGGCACGTTGCGCACCGGCACGCCGCGCCAGAAGAGGCGTACGGCGATCTCGGTGTCGAAGTCCATGCGCGCGGGAAGGGGCTTGCGCGCGATTTCCGCGCGGGTGGCGGCCAGCGGATACAGCCGGTAGCCGCACATGGAATCCTGGATATCGAACGACAAC
This window of the Luteibacter aegosomatis genome carries:
- a CDS encoding glycosyl transferase; the protein is MTEPMADATHWAARRERGSFLGLKFTAWLVRLLGRRPVAPVIYLIVSYFFLTGRRVRGHVADYQRRLAAWSGRSDLFPRGAVFAQYMAFGDCLLDRFDVWRGALRLHSVSMDDPDGVRDALLGGGRGQILVCTHLGNLDVCRAMAEIGEGVALNVLMHLPRAAHFNRLLGESGDTRLRLMHVGDLDTSAMLDLAERLDRGEWLAIAGDRVAEHGARSTYVPFLGVPAPFPQGPWLMAAMLRARTNLVCCLKRDGRYRIHLRRFDDAAGWDRRRRDEHVSAAASRYADWLAERCLEAPLQWFNFHSYWPTVPGASHAR
- a CDS encoding phosphopantetheine-binding protein, which translates into the protein MNTPDRSGLERDIAQLIIDTLSLEHLAVDDIAADQPLFGQGLGLDSVDALELALALQTTYGLKIASDSKDARRHFETVRSLALYVESQGHHA
- a CDS encoding lysophospholipid acyltransferase family protein produces the protein MDMAPPGVRTRRDAWAWRFVFTALSFAFFGIGGILLRVAILPVVLHWPGPPEVRRKRARRTVGRAFWLHSQFMYRTGVLTYRFEGLERLGRPGQLIVANHPSLIDVVFLLGHVPDANCVVKHSLWKNPWMRGPVTVAQYISNDGSADMLDRAADVLRDGQTLIVFPEGTRTTPGRPPVFHRGAAAIAVRGARVVTPVFISVEPTTLTKAEPWYRIPDRRVHMHLRVGDDIDVSAYRDAPAPIASRRLNEHLHHLYAGDMQG
- a CDS encoding beta-ketoacyl synthase chain length factor — translated: MIDLRIERWRAWAPGIEEARDWAAWAAGGATVAEDGQQPDCAFVPPMQRRRLSRLARIVMHAAWPLCADDEQLPFVFASRHGETTRTFAMLDEIGREAPLSPTQFGLSVHNAIAGQWSILRGQRGESVAIAGEADTFEHAVVEAAGLLDDGAPAVIVAVAEERPAPAYDGWIDDVPFSHAVALRIASADVPGDGTRWRLSLHGDATGATAAAEPHALRFVRALHDGASLEHRWKTRRWTWHPLA
- a CDS encoding beta-ketoacyl-[acyl-carrier-protein] synthase family protein, with the translated sequence MRRVVVTGMGAVSCLGPNRRALFDGLRAGRAGFRDMPAFAALGMRCRVAAPADIDALEPPPRKLRRYLPQAAEFAWHATREALAEAGLDETRVRERDVGIVMGGAAALSEYEAGLDVFHAKGYSRLSPFIVPRSMGSAVSATMIQAFGFGGRAFTVGSACTSATHAIGQAMELIQLGRQDIVVCGGAEELHDKAAMCFDVMHALSTASVAGERVSTPYAADRDGIVLGGGAGVLVLESLDHALARGAAILGEMAGYGAASDPEGMISPNADGMAEAMHQAIDLAGILPDYVNTHACATVQGDLAEWDALRRVFGERGHPVPWMSSIKGLTGHAPAAAGALDAIASIAMMETGVLLGPAYPSTVDDAFVDAPLLDGEREARIDAVLSNNFGFGGSCAALVIRRYQEPDA
- a CDS encoding beta-ketoacyl-ACP synthase; translation: MTDTSLSRAPRRVVVTGIGGITPLGHDWTTIEARLRARRNAIRRMGEWDYFDALNGRLGSPVDDFAIPSHWSRKHLRSMGRVAQLAVAASERALADAGLLDDPAIRDGRMGVAYGSSGGSIEPARTVGHMLDTGSMQGVTATSYIQMMAHTTAVNVGVFFGLKGRVITTSSACTSGSQAIGYGYEAIQQGKQTFMLCGGAEELSGPGAAVFDTLFATSTRNDTPDLTPRPFDAKRDGLVVGEGAVTLILEDYEHALARGATIHAEVVGFGTNSDGVHITQPTRETMAAAMRMALADANLDASAIGYVSAHGTATDRGDVAESHATADVLGIDVPISSMKSYVGHTLGACGALESWWTIAMMRRGWFAPTINLDTPDPECAALDYVTGEGREIRTDYVMNNNFAFGGINTSLIFRAPR
- a CDS encoding MMPL family transporter; the protein is MTSLTTSARAVLFACASLGMCLLCAWLLFGRGASPLQTDLLAMLPSTERNALAERAVERLARASGDRMILLVANADDEAAKDAARELGEALGKSSAFTSVIAELPSFDLDQLVTPFLAHRFHLLTPADRALLAAPGFDAAGALTRRLNEPFGANTGPALGDDPFGWLQHWLDRQPWNGGSLVPEDDLLTAHRDDGSYVLVIADLAGSSYDDTVQRRSLGALETAERDIVAKHPGTRLLRTGAVFYAAAARAGAERDTHVVGIASTLGIAALLLFAFRSVRPLLVAFVSTALGVIGATTITILVFGQLHLLTLVFGAALLGEAVDYSIQYLCARANAGDAWVAERGVRQVRPALLLALATSLLGYALLALVPFPALRQMAVFAIAGMAVACASVFWLLPAMLRRPARAPLAAPLVRLALGWQRIASGRRALLAIAVLAVAAVPGWLRLGHDDDIHLLISPPPSLDAQAAVIRGIAGFGGGSQFWLVEGTDAEEVLQREETLTDRLDRAHVGWTGMTAMLPSRKRQAENLQLSCNLAFADTIGSHPSGSDLPTEGVGADRIGERTCRSRIRAALSEAGFKPDTAEAYADAYPGSPFTLADWQATPAYTPFRYLWMDRASIVLPQGNDDVATLRELAKDLPGVSLIDKPAGITALFGRYRGYASLWLGGALLLVGAAFAWRYGPRAAWRVLLPPAAGIVFSVAALGYLGEPLTLFHVMALMLVLGVGANYAVFLREGEPHSAHRPGAAYAGVLLSAVTALLSFGLLALSTMPALKHFGLTLLLGIGFTALLAPVSAPGRNHA
- a CDS encoding LolA family protein gives rise to the protein MRRLIALLAIFFAFDAHAAPALVDDVLAHLSKHQAVRADFTQTRDNPALAAPQVSHGELLFAVGHGMFWHTREPYDDTLVFTAGGTSRVDAQGHAQRVRDVNRGIGQVTAMLQGLLAGRSDEAARQFDIAADGDVAHWTLRFTPRQSRIARVLKDIALKGGEFLDGIEVTMANGETTRIQFANTRDAGEPSAVEVKLLGIP